TTTATCGCAAGAATCGTTAAGAATCTCAAAAGTCAAGCGCATGCAGCACAGGAGTCCTATGGAAATATGATTTCCTATTTGGACGAAGCATTGTCTGGGATTAAGATTATCAAAGCTTTCAATGCAGTCTCCTTTATTAAGAACAGGTTTCATAATGAGAACGAACGTTACGCAAATATTGGCCGTTCCATGGCCAAAAGACAACAGTTAAGTTCACCTGTTTCCGAATTGCTGGGGGTAATTATGGTGGCTATTATTCTTTTGTATGGCGGTCATTTGGTGCTTTCAGGTGACCAGAGTTTAACTGCTCCGGCATTTATTGCCTATATCGCTATTTTTTCACAGGTGATGCGTCCGGCAAAGGCGCTAACAGATTCTTTTAGCGGTATTCATAATGGTCTAGCTGCGGGTGAACGCGTATTGGAACTGATCGATGAAAAGACGGAAGTGAAAGATCGCGCCGACGCGAAGCTTGTGAAAAGCTTTGAGAAGAATATCGTATTTAACCAGGTCAATTTTTCGTATAGCAAAGATAAAGAGATTCTCCAGAACATCGATTTGACTATAGAAAAAGGGAAGGTCGTTGCATTGGTAGGGCCTTCAGGTGGAGGGAAATCAACTTTGGTTGATTTGATTCCACGCTTTATGGACGTCACTGGAGGGCAAATTTTGTTTGACGGTACTGATTTACGGGATTTAAACCAGGATTCTTTACGGGACATGATCGGTGTCGTCAATCAGGAGTCTATTTTGTTTAATGATACGATCTTCAATAATATAGCATTTGCTAATCTTTCTGCCAGCCAGGAAGAGGTTGAAGCCGCTGCACGGATTGCCAATGCGCATGAATTTATTTTGAAAACAGAACATGGTTATCAGACCAACATTGGTGATCGGGGCGGTAAATTATCGGGTGGCCAACGCCAGCGGATCTGTATCGCACGGGCTGTTTTAAAGAATCCACCGATCATGCTTCTTGATGAGGCGACTTCTGCGCTAGATACCGAATCTGAAAAATTGGTACAGGACTCATTATATAAATTAATGGACAATAGAACGACAGTTGTCATTGCCCACCGCTTAAGTACCATTCAGAATGCGGATATAATTGTGGTTATTGAAGCCGGAAAGATTGTAGAAGTAGGTAGCCATAGTGAGCTGATACAACGTGAAGGATTATACCGCAAATTAATCGAGATGCAACAATTTACAGATTAGCTTTCTTTTCTAAGAGGTTTGTCAAATTAGTTGTTATCACATTTTTTATTATAACTTTTGTTGCCTTTTCGGTACATTTGATTTAAGATAGGAGATACATTTAATGAACGCAATAGATAAATTGAATTTCTTGATTAACGACAAAAACTTAGCTGTCGAGTTGAGAGATATAGCGGAGAAAGTTTTGCGAGAGGAGCGTATCACTTTTGAGGAAGGAGTGCTTTTATATGAAAAAGGTGAGCTAGGTTATCTTGGTGTGCTTGCTAACTATATTCGTGAGAAACGCCATGGAGATCATACTTTTTTCAATCGTAATTTTCACATTGAGCCGACTAATGTTTGTGTCTATGACTGTAAGTTCTGTTCGTATTCCAGGTTAATAAAAGAACGAGCAGAAGGTTGGGAGATGGAAGTTGACGGCATGATGGATATTGTTAAAAAATATGACAATGAGGCTGTTACTGAAGTTCATATCACTGGAGGGGTTGTTCCTAAACAAAACCTCGAATTTTATGCTGATTTCTTTCGCAAATGTAAGACGCATCGCCCCGAATTGCATATTAAAGGACTTACACCTGTAGAATATTACTATATTTTTAAGAAGGCAAAATTAAGCCATTACGATGGCCTGAAGTATTTGCAATCTTGCGGCTTGGATTCTATGCCAGGGGGTGGAGCAGAGATTTTTCATCCAGAAATCAGAGAGCAGATAGCACATGATAAATGTACCGCCGAACAATGGTTGGATATTCATGAGCAAGCACATAAGCTGGGAATGCATACCAATGCCACCATGCTGTATGGTCATATTGAGCAGTTTTGGCATCGTGTAGATCACATGGAGC
The DNA window shown above is from Sphingobacterium thalpophilum and carries:
- a CDS encoding ABC transporter ATP-binding protein; this translates as MKTYFRLLSFAKPIEKFAIPYVICTLITVIFSTLNLALLAPLLHTLFKTGKEACEAAVEVVKPETYTDILGWFNYYASVANEQFGAYGALQRVCIAIVSSVFISNLFRYFCQRIMENFRIHTLLKLRRAVFDSVMDLHVGYFTGQRKGDIVSKVASDVQVVQYSVTGTLQVVFKEPLQLIAYIVMLFNISAQLTFFSLLVIPVSAFFIARIVKNLKSQAHAAQESYGNMISYLDEALSGIKIIKAFNAVSFIKNRFHNENERYANIGRSMAKRQQLSSPVSELLGVIMVAIILLYGGHLVLSGDQSLTAPAFIAYIAIFSQVMRPAKALTDSFSGIHNGLAAGERVLELIDEKTEVKDRADAKLVKSFEKNIVFNQVNFSYSKDKEILQNIDLTIEKGKVVALVGPSGGGKSTLVDLIPRFMDVTGGQILFDGTDLRDLNQDSLRDMIGVVNQESILFNDTIFNNIAFANLSASQEEVEAAARIANAHEFILKTEHGYQTNIGDRGGKLSGGQRQRICIARAVLKNPPIMLLDEATSALDTESEKLVQDSLYKLMDNRTTVVIAHRLSTIQNADIIVVIEAGKIVEVGSHSELIQREGLYRKLIEMQQFTD
- the mqnE gene encoding aminofutalosine synthase MqnE, whose protein sequence is MNAIDKLNFLINDKNLAVELRDIAEKVLREERITFEEGVLLYEKGELGYLGVLANYIREKRHGDHTFFNRNFHIEPTNVCVYDCKFCSYSRLIKERAEGWEMEVDGMMDIVKKYDNEAVTEVHITGGVVPKQNLEFYADFFRKCKTHRPELHIKGLTPVEYYYIFKKAKLSHYDGLKYLQSCGLDSMPGGGAEIFHPEIREQIAHDKCTAEQWLDIHEQAHKLGMHTNATMLYGHIEQFWHRVDHMERLRQLQDKTGGFQTFIPLKFRNKENQMSHIPEVSVIEDLRNYAIARIYMDNFDHIKAYWAMISRDTAQLSLAFGVDDIDGTLDDTTKIYSMAGAEEQKPGMTTQEVVELIKNVGRHPIERDTLYNVVTDYNDFVFDQGDQKKSYYALPVVNS